AGACCGACATGTAAGCATCTCAAACGCGTACAGCATTGCAGATTCCTCCACCTCCCGTCAATCAAgtccaagccccccccccccccccccccccgcagcagTCAGGCCGGATTTCAGGTCTGAACGTCGAAGCAGTCCCCGGAGGCTGGCCCCTAGCAGGCGTGGACCTTAACGGCAGGGCGCGGTGGCCTGCGGGGAGCGCACGCCCCGCGCTCAGCGCCGCTCTTTTCCCGAAACAGTGGGTGGCTCTGAAAAGAGCCTTTGGTGTCCGTCGCAGGGCCCGGGGACGGCGGCCTCACTTGCCCTTGGCCTTGTGGTGGCTCTCGGTCTTCTTGGGCAGCAGCACGGCCTGGATGTTGGGCAGCACGCCGCCCTGCGCGATGGTGACGCGGCCCAGCAGCTTGTTGAGCTCCTCGTCGTTGCGGATGGCCAGCTGCAGGTGGCGCGGGATGATGCGCGTCTTCTTGTTGTCGCGCGCCGCGTTGCCCGCCAGCTCCAGGATCTCGGCCGTCAGGTATTCGAGCACGGCCGCCAGGTACACGGGCGCGCCGGCGCCCACGCGCTCCGAGTAGTTGCCCTTGCGCAGCAGCCGGTGCACGCGGCCCACGGGGAACTGCAGCCCAGCGCGCGACGAGCGCGACTTGGCCTTGGCGCGCGCCTTGCCGCCCTGCTTACCGCGGCCGGACATCCCCGCCTGCACAACCAGCAAGACCCAGCAACCACAACCGCAGGCCGAAAAGAACGCGCGCGCGGCCCCCAGCGAGCCCTTATATATGATCCCGCGGTCGGCTAGGCGGCGGCGTTCGATTGGATAGCAGTGACAGCCAATCAGAAAGGGAACCCAGAATCTCCTAATTTGCATACGCCTGCCCAGCGATGGCGTCACGGACCACGTCGTCCAATCAGAAGCGAGCACGCCCCGAACCTTCATTTGAATATAAGGTGTACAAATACAATCGCTGGGGGCTCGTTTTTTTCCCACGACCGCGCGGCTCGCGACCATGCCTGACCCGTCCAAGTCCGCGCCTGCGCCCAAGAAGGGCTCCAAGAAGGCGGTGACCAAGGCGCAGAAGAAAGACGGCCGCAAGCGCAGGCGCGGCCGCAAGGAGAGCTACTCCATCTACGTGTACAAGGTGCTCAAGCAGGTGCACCCCGACACCGGCATCTCGTCCAAGGCCATGGGCATCATGAACTCGTTCGTCAACGACATCTTCGAGCGCATCGCCAGCGAGGCGTCGCGCCTGGCGCACTACAACAAGCGCTCGACCATCACGTCGCGCGAGGTGCAGACGGCCGTGCGTCTGCTGCTGCCCGGCGAGCTGGCCAAGCACGCCGTGTCCGAGGGCACCAAGGCCGTCACCAAGTACACCAGCTCCAAGTGACGCGCGCAGCGCGCACCCAAAGGCTCTTTTCAGAGCCACCTCCGAGCTCGATAAAGGAGCGTGTCACCTGGTCGAGGTCATGGGGGAAGGGGCTCAGCACCGCGAGGCTGGCTTGGGCGGGTTTGGGGTACAGGCCACGGGTCCGGGTGCCGAGCTGGCGAAGGGCGCAGCCCAGGGTGTCCCCGGGGTGAGGCGCCGGCGCGCACCCAGGGCGCGCCGCCTGGCGGCGGTGTCGTGACCGAATGCAAGCGCTTCAGCCGGAAGCTCCTCGCCAGCGCTCCGTGCCACGCGCTCCTGTCCAGCCAGCGGGCGCCCAGCCTGACGTCCACGCTCCCTGCCAGGCAGTAGTCTCCCGGTTCCAGGATGCCacagtgtgtgtgtctgcttgttCGTGTCCCTGTGTACGCACGgatgcgtgcgtgtgtgcgtgtgcgcgtaGCGAGTCTGGTGACTGCTGAGACGTCTCTGCATGTCTATATCCAGTTAGGTCCCGGGCAAGCTAACGACGCCTGAAGGGCAAAGGCGCGCACGCGCTAAGAACCGCACAGTGCCCTAGGCTGCACGACCTCTCCCAGGGGAATCACTCCGCTCCCtagccccccgccgcccccgggaCGTGGGGTCAGGGTCTGCCCGGTTGTTCTCTGCTGGACCGCGGCGCCGCGCCCACGCCCCTTCCGCGGGCTGCGGCGCAGGGTCAGGGCCGCCTCGGTTTGCGGTCTCGGGTGGGGGAGGCCTGCTGCTGGATGCCTGGCGGACCCCTGCCCGCAAAGCCTCAGCTGGGGCTCCCAGGCCAGAGCCCGCGCCCCGGGCCTCCGCGGACGCCCCCGCCGAACTGCCGGTCACCGCGGCCACAGGGCGACTGGACAACGGCGTTCTGCGCGTGCGCGTGGTCTCCACCTGCCTGACCGCAGCTCAGGACCAGGATCCCTGCTCTGTTCCCGGGGGTGGAGCAGCCGCAACCCCCGCTGTCTCCCCAAACCTGCGTAGGGGAGAACACACGAGGTTCGATGCTCGCGTCACCCACAAAACGCGTTCTCGTGGAGTCAGCCTGGACACGCGACGCGCCCGGTCATCGCTGACCCGCACCGCACTCCGCACGCAGATCTCCAGCGCGGACCTGAGAGCCGGCCCAAGGGAGGACGTGGAGCTGTGGTGGGAGGCAGGGCGCCCAGCCCCCTCTGCGGGCCTGGGAGAGGCCCGGATTCCGTCAGCGTGGGGACAAGCCCCGCATTCTGGCGGTGCCTGCTTCTGAGGGCGGGTCATGGTTAGAGCTAAGAAGACAGAGAACTGGGTGAGATGGCAACGTGTCCACCCCGCGAGtttatttccatgtttttttAGAGCAAACCTCCGGAACGGAAGTGATGCTGCATGCGGTAAGCTCTGTGGACACACAGACCACGCATGCCTGTGCGTGCGTAAGGACAGGAATCCGGCTGGAGGCAGATGCCCGCATCCTGCATgcgcatgggttctagtcccgctgctcctcttcccatccagctctctgctaatggcctgggaaagcagtagaaggtgacccaagt
Above is a genomic segment from Oryctolagus cuniculus chromosome 6, mOryCun1.1, whole genome shotgun sequence containing:
- the H2AC25 gene encoding histone H2A type 3 — encoded protein: MSGRGKQGGKARAKAKSRSSRAGLQFPVGRVHRLLRKGNYSERVGAGAPVYLAAVLEYLTAEILELAGNAARDNKKTRIIPRHLQLAIRNDEELNKLLGRVTIAQGGVLPNIQAVLLPKKTESHHKAKGK
- the H2BC26 gene encoding histone H2B type 3-B is translated as MPDPSKSAPAPKKGSKKAVTKAQKKDGRKRRRGRKESYSIYVYKVLKQVHPDTGISSKAMGIMNSFVNDIFERIASEASRLAHYNKRSTITSREVQTAVRLLLPGELAKHAVSEGTKAVTKYTSSK